The Chelonoidis abingdonii isolate Lonesome George chromosome 12, CheloAbing_2.0, whole genome shotgun sequence DNA segment CCAGAGTCAGCATCTATGGGCAGGGCCACCACAGCCCAGGCGTCCAGCAGTGGGGCAGCAGTGGTTGCTCCAGGGGAGACTAAGCCTCCCTGGTCTATTAAACCCACCGCCCATGATTGAAGAACTGAGACTTTTCCATTAGGTACAGGCAGGCTGGTCCAAAAGGCTGGAGagagcagagaaggaaaaggaaatcGAGCCGGAGGGCAGGAAGTGAGCAGCCCTAGAAGCCACACATCAGAGAGCCCTGGAGGCCAGGAAGCAAAAGTTGGACGCTGAGAAGCAGAAACAGGTGGCAGAAAGAGCGACGCGTCGGAGGGCCGAGTGCTCCGCCTATGCCAGGACCACATGGCGGGACAAACCATGACCTAGTTACAGAGCAAGGGATGGCGCTGATGCTGATCTGACTGGCCGCCTTTGAAAGGATCTGCAGCGTACAGAACATCCCTGAGGGATGGAGCCTGGTGATTTTGCTCGCTGAGCTGGTCGCTGAAGCGTTACAGGAGTGTAATAACACGGTTGTAATCGAAACTGTGATAGGATGTTTTTAAATTCCCTGTTAAAGAGGTTTCACGTTACACCAAGGGCCATACCTCCCCGAATTCTTTGAGGCCTGCATCAAAGAAGTGTGAGCAGCTGCATGGGAGAAGGTTCCTGAATCAGCAGAAACAGCGGCAGGTTGCTGATGTGTATGTACAGGTGACGCTATGCAGGGAGCGCAAGCCAGAAAGAGAAGTAGGAGCGGCTCCCCGGACAGTGCCTGGGAATAAGGAACAGGGTGGGAGAGAACAGTCCACACCTCCCCAGTAAACCCTAATTATCAGGCCTGTAATGGGGGTACCCTCACCACTGGGGACCCTCCCTGCGGCTAGGTCTGGGGAGCAGCTCTCTCCTCGTCTGACATCCTCATGCTGCTCTTTCTCTTGGCTTCATTCTACTCTGCCTTCCTTCCACAGACTTTCTTGCCGGCAACGCCTCTGGGTGAACCCTTCCCACAGGCTAGGAGCCAAGGACTTTTGCTCCCTCTGGGTTTCCTCCTACCTATCTCTCCATACCTGGAGAGTGACTATAgactgtccctgctgcccccttctactgcaaacttcctggctttatacaggCTAAGTCTGCTTCATCATCCGCTAGCCTGTATCAGGCCCTGgctctctccccagctgtggcctATATGGCTAATAGGCCCCGTCTGAGCCACCTTACCCCCTTCAGGGCAAGTGCGGGGTGAACACCTCAACCCAGGACTCCAGCCCAAGAGAGGGCCCAGGAAAGTGTTACTCACATGGTCCCCTTGATCACATGGAAAAGGCAGCATACGAGGCTCCCATGTTCAATCCCCAGTTGGCCTAGGTTAACGTAACTACCCTGGAGTCAAAGACTtcaagggtgggagagggagctgtGACTAACTTTGCCAGCTCTGACCTCTGGGAAGGAAACAGAGAGTTTAATAAAAATTGGCTACGGCTGGTGAGACGCCTGTGCTCTCAGTTCTCCCTAGGCAGGAGAGCTGTGATTCATGGAGAAGAGGTTGAGCCTGCTAGCTTAAGACCTGGTTAAAACCACGGTGCCGTTAGCCTGCATCAAACTGCAACAGGAAGGTTTAAATAGCTTCAAAGTGGGGATTCTTGAGACTTTGCTGTAGCCAGGGGGGTGCCGTGGCCAAGaggcaaggagcagggcaggcttgGGGTGCGAGGctgcagaagggagctcagggccATGGGAAGGGGATACAGCATGGCCTGGGGGtgatggaggggagcccagggatgCAGCAGGGGCAGGACGATGGGGGGATGGATTAGAAGGAAGCCCTTCCTCGGACAGGGCTGTGTGGGTTgatcttggggtgggggaggttcctAGGATATCTCTGACGTATCCCCATGTGTCAGGAGAGGGTGGGGAATCTTGAAGGGAGTCCCAAGTAGTGGGAGACTTGGGGGTAATGCTCTGGGGGGATCAGCAGGCGGGGGGGTTGATGGGGAATCTCTGGAGGGGGTCCCCAGTGGAAGGGGATCTCTGGGCAGAGAGGGCCCTAGAGGTGTCCCCATAAGGAAGTTAGGAGCGGCATGGGATCCCAGACAGGGCAGTGcgtggggccgggggagagatGCCTAGCTCCCCctagaggagagggaaggatggAGAATGTCAGGGGGGAGGGGCTTTTTTGGAGGGATCAAAAGGGAAACCCCGcctactgggggtgggggagcccagaAAGAGGGGAATTCCTAAGAGGAGGGAGATTCCCTTTGGGGCTTGGGAAACCAAGGGAACAGGGATTCCCGGGGGACGCTCTTCCCTAAAAGGTCACTGACTCTCTAGAGGGGGGGAATCCCTGGGAATCCCCTTCCCCTACAGACGGGTCACTGGGGAGGGGGATCCTGGTGAAGCCCCTCCCCGGCCTGGCGGGTCACTGGGGAGGGGGATCCCGGTGAAGCCCCTCCCCGGCCTGGCGGGTCACTGGGGAGGGGGATCCCGGGGAAGCCCCTCCCCGGCCTGGCGGGTCACTGGGGAGGGGGATCCCGGGGAAGCCCCTCCCCGGCCTGGCGAGTTATTGGGATGAGGATTCCGGCGAAGCCCCTCCCTGCCGGGAGGGTCACTAGGGAGGGGGATCCCGGGGAAGCCCCTCCCCGCCGGGCGggtcactgggggggggggaatcccagGGAAGCCCCCTCGCCAGGCAGGTCCCTGAGGAGGTTCCCGGGGgaagcccctccccagcctggcggGTCACTGGGGAGGGGGATCCCGGGGAAGCCCCTCCCGGGCCTGGCGCGTCACTGGGGAGGGGGATCCCGTGGAAGCCCCTCCCCGCCGGGCGGGTCTCTGAGGAGGTTCCAGGGGGAAGCCCCTCCCCGGGCCAGGGCGGGACTCTCCGGGCGGCGGGAGAAGCGGAGTCCCCGCCCCGGCTCCCCGCTCGCCATGGCGGCCCGGCTGCTGCTGATGGTCCCGGCCCTGGGCAGCTTCCTCTTCACCTTCGGCACCGGCGTGGAGCTGATCCGCTTCGCCTCGCTGCGCGCCGTGCTGCCCGGCGGGGGGCGGCCGGGTGCGTGGGGCCGGGGCTGCGGGGACCCGGGGCGgaagggcagaggagggaggagccGGGGGATGGAGCTGGGAGGAGAGACCTGGGGGGAGACCACACAAGGGGGGGACCCCGgaggttgcgggggagggggaatccagaggagacccagggcaggagggggttgggaaaggagggggagccCTAGAGAGGGTCCTGGGACTGAAGGGGTCGGTAGGAGAGACCTAGGGGGAGattgaggggagggggctgggaagggagaccTGGGGAGGCGGAGCCCTAGAGAAGACCCAGGGCGGGAGGGGGTTAGGAGGGCAGACCCAGAGGGAAGCCCCTGGGGGCGGAGGATCCTGGGGGAAGCCCATCCCACTCAGGGTTGGGAGGGGCCCAGCAGGAGGGGGAGTGAGTTTGAGGTGGTTAAGGGGGGAATTGTGAGAAGCCAGGATTGGGGGGAGTTatgaggggagggtggttggggTGGGACCTGGGCCCTGCTGGGGATCAGGCCAAGGTTGGGAGCTGGGGGGTAAAGAGGAAACTGGGTGCGGGGTAGGGGGAGCAGTGCCCTGGGGCTGAGCCAAATGGGTGACACCTCACCAGGTACATTCTGCCTCCCATTAACTCCATCTCCCCCTTTGCAGAGGCCACCCCCCACGTGGAGTGGGGGGCTGCCCTGTGGGACCCCCGGGTGCTGAGGCCCCTGGCCATGGACCTGGGGCTGGTGGTGCTGTTTGTGCTGCAGCACAGCCTCATGGCCACCGCGCTGGTCAAGCGCTGGACCACCAGCTGCTTTGGGGTGCTGCAGAGATCCTTCTACGTCTTCTGCACCGCCCTGGCCCTCCAGGTACTgccgggggctgcgggtcaggagtgaggggcaccagcagagctgtgggggagcccaaggctgggctagcggggggctgcgggtcagggtTCAGGGAAGCccaaggctgggctagcagggggctgtgggtcggggctcaggggagcccaaggctgggctaCCTGTGGGCTGtgggtcagagctggggggagcccaaggctggtcTAGCTGTGGACTatgggttggggctgggaggCATTGGCAGAACTATTTCTAATGGGGCTCCCCCACAGCTGCTGATGCGGTACTGGCAACCTGTCCGGCATGGCCCCCTGCTCTGGAACGCCTGCACGGAGCCCTGGGACACCTGGGTCCCGCTCATCTGCTTCATCCTGCACTTCATTGCCTGGCTGGTTATCTTCAGCGTCATCCTCATCTTCGACTATGCTGAGCTCATGGGAGTCAAACAGGTACCTCGGTCGCCTTGCAACCCGGGCAGGGGGATTGCCTGGCTCGGGGAATGGGGAGTGGGacacatggggcctttccccccTAGGGGGCCCCGGCTCTGATCCAGCCCTAGGCTGGGGGACTGGCTgcctcaggggggtggggaatgggttatggggtctttcccctctagggggccctggctctgatccagccacAGATCTGGGAGGGTCTCAACTCTGCCCTTAACCTCTCCCTGTACCCCCAGGTTTATTATCACTGCCTGGGCATGGGGGACCCGCTGGCGCTGAAGTCCGTGCGGGCTGTGCGGCTCTATTCTCACCTTCGCCACCCCGTCTACCTGGAGTTCCTGCTGGTGCTGTGGGCCGTGCCCTGCCTGGCTCTGGAtcgcctcctgctggctggccTCTTCACCGCCTACCTGAGCTGCGGGCACAGCCTGGACCAGCAGGACTACCTCTACCTGCGGGCCCAGCTCGACAAGAAGTTCCTGGTCTTCTCCCGCGAGGAGGCGGCCTACGGGGACCTGCTGGCCCGCAATGGTCCCGCGCGTGGCAAGGAGAGCTGAGGGGCCGGGGCCTGGGTCTCTGCCGTGCACTGATGCCCTTAGGTCAAAAACCCTGCGCTAGTTACTGTAGGATTATCACTTCTGAGTGCCTAGCATCCGCAGCAGTTTTCAAAACCAACCCCGtccctcctctaaccactaggctccACGTCCTCCCAGACAGAGGAGGTAGAGcccgggagtcctggctcccagctccccctgctctaaccattagatccCAGTCTCCTATCATAGGGTTTtaagttctattcccagctctgggacaggagtaaggtctagtggttagagcgaggtaggagctgagagtcaggacttctgggtttgaGGCCCAACTCTGGGGGGGCATCTggtctagtgggttagaacaggggaagctgggagtcaggacttctgggttctatccccagctctgggaggggaggaggagtctAGTGGTCAGAGGTTTGGGGCTTGGAGTCAGGACCCTGGTTTTACCTGGCTGCTTTACCCAGTGTGTTTTGTTTCCATCCACAGTTGTGACTGCAAaaagattttctgaaaatgtttttttaaaaacaaaatgatgatAAATCTGTGCTTACTTTAGTAACACACTGAGGCAGATGCATTATCGGGGGCCAGCCAGTTGAGGGGTGGAGtaaatgggacatggggcctttcccctctaggaggtgccagctctgctcctagccccAGAGCAGGGGCACTGGCTGACTCGGGGGATTGAGTCATGGGatacagggcctttcccctcttgAGGTGCTGGTTCCAGTTCCATTCACTAGTCACCAAAAGCCATTCCTACCTACCAGCCGTTCTGCGCCCCATGAATCAAACTGACAGGGATCCCGGCCCCAACCATCCACTTCAGGCACCTCTCCGCCCCCTTGCTGGTGGCCTCAGTCGTTATCAGAGAGCTGAATTGAGACATATTAGTGATGGGGTCTGAGGGGGCAGCTTGTTCTGTCCCCAGAACCCCAGTCTTTGGGTCTCAGTGGGGGGAGATTTTAACTGGACTTagagctggatccaaagcccatgggaTTCGCTAGGAAGATCTTGCTTTGGATCAGTCCTGAGACACTCAGTCTCCAAGTCTTATGTTTTATGGTTTCCCTGTTCTgatgcaggaggctgggacctCTCTGGGTTGGGCAtgaaactgggggtcaggactcctgggttctattcctgactctgggaggggaccCCAGCCttacacccagggccagctctagcaatttcgccgccccaagcacagcagcaggccttggggggtgctctgccgctcgccagtcccccagctccggtggacctcctgcaggcgttcctgcggagggtccgatggtcccacggctccggtggagctgccgcaggcgtgtctgcaggaggtccaccagagctgcgggaccagcggacagtcctcaggaacgcctgcggcaggtccaccagagccgcctgccgccttcCCAGCAACCAGCAAAGCGCcctccgcggcatgccgcccaaagcatgcgcttggcacgctggggcctggagccggccctgcttacacCAATGCCTTAACCAGgaaccttttatttttaagtgctggggttttttttaatgtgttgttCTTAACGCAAAGCTGATAAAGTATTTTTGTATCTTGGATTTTTGTGCGATCtgagaaaacaattttttaaaaaaaattaaaaaagtcgCTGCTTCTTTTACACACTTGTCTGCCTCCTGGGTTGTACCCACAGCTCTgagaggggaatggggtctagtggttagagcaggggggcttggaaccaggactcttgggttctacccCAGAtctgggagaagaggggaggatgtctagtggttagagcaggaggaggGCTGGGAGTGGATTCCTGGGTTCCTTTCCCAGTTCAGCCTCTTTCCACTTGACATGGTGAGTCAGTTGTCTTTTGCCTCTGTGTCCCTAACTGTAGGTGCTGTAACAAGTCTGAGGCGCCCTATTATATTCATGCTTCTCGTCTTGGGTGGTGGGAGCTCGGCAGTGCAGGGAAGAGAACTGCTTTTCCTCCTCCAAAAACACCATCCTGCAGCTAAAGGAAAAGAATCACTACTCTGCAAATGGACAAGAGCCTATGACGGACAAGCAAGCAGTTATGATGCTCCCTGTTAGGGGGTGCTGTTGGTACATGCACCCTCGCCATGGCATTGCATTACAtttccccagcagggggcactgtgctagGTGCACACTAGTCATTTCGTTATACCACAGCTCTCCAGTAG contains these protein-coding regions:
- the NRM gene encoding nurim; the encoded protein is MAARLLLMVPALGSFLFTFGTGVELIRFASLRAVLPGGGRPEATPHVEWGAALWDPRVLRPLAMDLGLVVLFVLQHSLMATALVKRWTTSCFGVLQRSFYVFCTALALQLLMRYWQPVRHGPLLWNACTEPWDTWVPLICFILHFIAWLVIFSVILIFDYAELMGVKQVYYHCLGMGDPLALKSVRAVRLYSHLRHPVYLEFLLVLWAVPCLALDRLLLAGLFTAYLSCGHSLDQQDYLYLRAQLDKKFLVFSREEAAYGDLLARNGPARGKES